A window of the Pelagicoccus enzymogenes genome harbors these coding sequences:
- a CDS encoding TIGR02597 family protein, translating to MTSSSAQEVYSSIIGAVSLTAPGESDLYVTPSFSNSAVFRSEISAAAAGSVTFSGASFDADAFAGGHHLLVEEGTLAGRMFEITANSATELTVSDPGSELAAADEQVASIIPALTLGDMFPNGLGGKVEANPGNPDLILFSNDNSAGVKGFAPKDIYYYGDIAKNESDEIVSEPGWRKVGAPLWESHDNAVLPVGEGFVVRNNTNVDASFFLFGEVMVSHVQIPISSKSAGTTDNLVGVPRPLAISIGDMGLDTVVTVTTDANAVKDTVRIYPADGGKNPAASAIYCLYSDGWRKVENDTVVTTGDVLDDSLIPAASAVVVRKVATAQDEVVYWTNTWSLPSQS from the coding sequence GTGACGTCGAGTTCGGCTCAGGAAGTCTACTCGAGCATCATCGGTGCGGTTTCCCTGACGGCTCCCGGAGAGAGCGACCTCTACGTCACTCCGAGCTTCAGCAATTCGGCTGTGTTCCGAAGCGAAATTTCCGCGGCAGCGGCGGGAAGCGTCACTTTTTCGGGAGCATCTTTCGACGCGGACGCCTTTGCCGGGGGGCATCACCTTCTCGTTGAGGAAGGTACTCTTGCTGGGCGGATGTTTGAGATTACTGCTAACTCCGCTACGGAGTTGACTGTGAGCGATCCTGGCTCGGAGTTGGCGGCTGCCGATGAGCAAGTGGCGTCAATTATTCCGGCCCTTACCCTCGGGGATATGTTTCCAAACGGGCTAGGCGGCAAGGTCGAAGCGAATCCTGGAAACCCCGATTTGATTTTGTTTTCTAACGATAATTCTGCGGGTGTGAAAGGCTTTGCTCCGAAGGACATCTACTACTACGGCGACATTGCCAAGAACGAGAGCGATGAGATTGTGAGTGAGCCGGGTTGGCGAAAGGTTGGCGCTCCTCTTTGGGAGTCTCACGATAACGCTGTCCTCCCCGTCGGTGAAGGGTTCGTGGTCAGGAACAATACGAATGTGGACGCTTCGTTTTTCCTTTTCGGAGAGGTCATGGTCTCGCACGTTCAGATTCCGATCTCGTCCAAAAGCGCGGGAACGACGGACAACTTGGTGGGCGTACCACGGCCATTGGCGATTTCTATCGGTGACATGGGCTTGGATACCGTGGTGACTGTGACAACTGATGCGAACGCAGTGAAAGACACGGTTCGTATCTATCCTGCCGACGGCGGCAAAAACCCAGCTGCCAGTGCTATTTACTGCCTTTACTCCGACGGTTGGCGAAAAGTTGAAAATGACACAGTCGTTACAACGGGAGATGTGTTGGACGATTCTCTCATCCCAGCGGCGTCTGCAGTGGTCGTCCGAAAAGTAGCAACTGCGCAAGACGAGGTTGTCTACTGGACCAACACTTGGAGCCTTCCTTCTCAAAGCTAA
- a CDS encoding class I SAM-dependent methyltransferase: MKDALKKAYLRGIDMLLLPLRRKGSEDPFHRVFRDFISIVEGVERPSVLELGSRNVSGNSVKGWFPEDCDYTGIDILEGEGVDVVADAHTLSRSFTKAQFDFVYSMSVFEHLLFPWKVVLELNHVMKEGGFLYLSTHPVWPEHEVPWDFWRFPKRGFEGLFNSFTGFELVAVEEGLPCALFSLVDDLPTRESYLYSANQGVALIARKTGEYRKDLLNWEIEIESVLRTMYPSG, encoded by the coding sequence ATGAAGGATGCACTTAAGAAGGCCTACTTGCGAGGAATCGACATGTTGCTGCTGCCATTGCGCAGAAAGGGCAGCGAGGACCCCTTCCACCGGGTCTTTCGGGACTTCATTTCTATTGTTGAGGGTGTCGAAAGGCCCTCTGTTTTAGAGTTAGGCTCTAGGAATGTATCCGGAAATAGCGTGAAGGGTTGGTTTCCCGAGGACTGCGATTACACAGGAATCGACATATTGGAGGGTGAAGGGGTAGATGTTGTAGCGGATGCTCACACACTCTCTCGATCTTTTACCAAGGCTCAATTCGATTTTGTCTATTCCATGTCGGTATTCGAGCACCTGCTGTTTCCATGGAAAGTTGTTTTGGAGCTAAATCATGTTATGAAGGAGGGAGGTTTTCTTTACCTTTCGACGCACCCGGTCTGGCCGGAGCATGAGGTTCCTTGGGATTTCTGGCGCTTCCCGAAACGCGGTTTTGAGGGACTGTTTAACTCGTTTACCGGGTTCGAGTTGGTGGCGGTCGAGGAAGGCTTGCCGTGTGCTTTGTTTTCTTTGGTTGACGATTTGCCCACCCGAGAAAGCTACTTGTATTCCGCCAACCAAGGAGTTGCTTTGATTGCTAGGAAAACTGGCGAATACCGAAAAGATCTCTTGAATTGGGAAATCGAAATAGAGTCGGTGTTGAGAACGATGTATCCCAGTGGTTGA
- the secA gene encoding preprotein translocase subunit SecA, which produces MLSSFFKKFAGRSNKKWLKSCEPAVAKINELEASYQSLSDEELKAHTAQFRERFANGESLDDLLPEAFATVKNAARRLVGTSAMVCGREQHWDMVHYDVQLIGGMALHQGRIAEMATGEGKTLVSTLPIYLNALASRNVQLVTVNEYLAQRDSEWMGHLFKYLGLTVGCIKNQQPPPVKREMYGCDVTYGTASEFGFDYLRDNGMAHSKEEQVQRDHFFVIIDEVDSILVDEARTPLIISGPAPIQREQPYTKLKGAIESLVNAQNKLCNSLIAEVKEELGKEERDTWDLGLKMLQVKLGMPKNKQLLRLLETGEYRKLLDKTDLEMHSDMNKDKLFDLKEELYFVIDEKQRQADLTEKGRKTLRPDNPDAFVLPDLATRFSELDKDASLSSEEKDAIKLKEQEALEVVGEDIHAISQLLRAYALYEKDVEYVVQEGKVVIVDENTGRVMAGRRWGDGLHQAVEAKENVTIERETRTFATVTVQNYFRLYEKLAGMTGTAETEATEFHDIYNLGVAVIPTNRPCIRIDDNDVIYKSRREKYNAVVDEVEAAHKKGQPVLVGTVSVEASELVGRMLRRKNIPHNVLNAKFHQQEAEIVARAGIKGAVTIATNMAGRGTDIKLGEGVKEAGGLLVIGTERHESRRIDRQLRGRCSRQGDPGRSKFYISLEDDLMRLFANSGFMAKILHGSMEEGEPLEHSLLNRSIETAQKKVEGSNYSVRKRLLQYDDVLNKQREIIYSLRNDALQSDTPFDTVMELVEEEVADRLADAERDLAGFVTWANSHFPIGLSEEALGGKSAEAQLKHVLDAIRDAYRIKKTAENEAALEHLERYVLLSSIDGRWQEHLTEMEDLRRNVGLRSYGQKDPLNEYKNEAYTYFEELMSNVRAQVCTRLFRTATNLVAIENVKNMLARQAVAQGGGAETSGAVAARPGGRPAQGSQVQLPKVTIKKSLPKVGRNEPCPCGSGKKFKQCCGR; this is translated from the coding sequence ATGCTATCGTCATTTTTCAAGAAATTCGCGGGCCGCTCCAACAAGAAGTGGCTCAAGTCCTGCGAGCCTGCCGTCGCCAAAATCAACGAGCTAGAAGCCTCGTACCAATCCCTTTCCGATGAGGAGCTGAAGGCTCACACCGCGCAGTTTCGCGAGCGTTTCGCCAACGGAGAGAGCTTGGACGACTTGTTGCCGGAGGCTTTCGCCACTGTAAAGAATGCGGCCCGGCGCTTGGTGGGCACCTCGGCCATGGTGTGCGGCCGCGAGCAGCACTGGGACATGGTTCATTACGACGTGCAGCTGATTGGCGGGATGGCATTGCACCAGGGGCGTATCGCGGAGATGGCGACCGGTGAAGGTAAGACGCTGGTCTCTACGCTGCCTATCTACTTGAACGCTCTCGCTAGCCGAAACGTGCAACTCGTCACGGTCAACGAGTATTTGGCTCAGCGTGACTCGGAGTGGATGGGGCACCTCTTCAAGTACCTCGGTCTCACGGTGGGTTGCATCAAGAATCAGCAGCCTCCGCCAGTGAAGCGAGAGATGTACGGGTGCGACGTGACCTACGGTACCGCGTCGGAGTTCGGTTTTGACTACTTGCGCGACAACGGCATGGCTCACAGCAAGGAGGAGCAGGTGCAGCGTGATCACTTCTTCGTGATCATCGACGAAGTGGACTCGATCTTGGTCGATGAGGCGCGTACCCCGCTAATCATTTCCGGACCCGCTCCGATCCAGCGCGAGCAGCCTTACACCAAGCTCAAGGGGGCGATCGAAAGCCTAGTGAATGCCCAAAACAAGCTATGCAATTCCTTGATCGCTGAAGTGAAGGAAGAGTTGGGCAAGGAGGAGCGGGACACTTGGGACCTTGGGCTCAAGATGTTGCAGGTGAAGCTTGGCATGCCCAAGAACAAGCAGCTGCTACGTCTGCTGGAGACCGGCGAGTATCGTAAGCTGCTCGACAAGACGGACCTGGAGATGCACAGCGACATGAACAAGGACAAGCTCTTCGACTTGAAGGAAGAGTTGTACTTCGTGATCGACGAAAAGCAGCGCCAGGCGGACTTGACGGAGAAAGGTCGCAAGACGCTTCGCCCGGACAATCCCGACGCTTTCGTTTTGCCTGATTTGGCAACTCGTTTCAGCGAACTAGACAAGGATGCCTCGCTCAGCTCCGAAGAAAAGGACGCGATCAAGCTCAAGGAGCAAGAAGCGCTCGAGGTTGTGGGAGAGGATATTCACGCGATCAGCCAGCTGCTTCGCGCCTACGCCCTTTACGAGAAGGACGTCGAGTACGTGGTCCAGGAAGGCAAGGTGGTGATCGTTGACGAAAACACGGGCCGCGTCATGGCGGGGCGCCGTTGGGGCGATGGCTTGCATCAGGCGGTTGAGGCGAAGGAAAACGTAACCATCGAGCGGGAAACACGTACGTTCGCCACAGTTACGGTTCAAAACTACTTCCGCTTGTACGAGAAGCTTGCCGGCATGACCGGCACGGCCGAAACGGAAGCGACCGAATTTCACGACATCTACAACCTAGGTGTCGCGGTGATTCCGACCAATAGGCCCTGTATTCGCATCGATGACAACGACGTCATCTACAAATCCCGTCGCGAGAAGTACAATGCGGTGGTGGACGAGGTCGAGGCGGCCCACAAGAAGGGACAGCCGGTGCTGGTGGGCACCGTCTCCGTAGAAGCGTCCGAGCTCGTGGGGCGCATGCTCCGCCGCAAAAACATCCCGCACAACGTTCTCAATGCTAAGTTCCACCAGCAGGAAGCGGAAATCGTCGCTCGCGCCGGCATCAAAGGGGCTGTAACCATCGCAACCAACATGGCGGGCCGCGGCACCGACATCAAGTTGGGCGAAGGCGTCAAGGAAGCGGGTGGATTGCTGGTCATCGGCACGGAACGCCACGAGTCGCGACGTATCGACCGCCAGCTGCGTGGCCGTTGCTCGCGCCAAGGAGACCCAGGCCGTTCCAAGTTCTACATTTCCCTCGAAGACGATTTGATGCGTCTATTCGCCAATTCCGGCTTCATGGCGAAGATTCTGCACGGGTCCATGGAGGAGGGGGAACCGCTCGAGCACTCGCTGCTGAACCGCTCTATCGAGACCGCTCAGAAGAAAGTTGAGGGGAGTAACTACTCCGTCCGCAAACGCTTGCTGCAGTACGACGACGTGCTGAACAAGCAGCGCGAAATTATCTACTCGCTGCGCAATGATGCCCTGCAAAGCGATACTCCGTTCGATACGGTGATGGAGTTGGTGGAAGAGGAAGTGGCGGATCGTCTAGCGGACGCTGAGCGTGACCTTGCTGGGTTCGTCACTTGGGCCAACTCGCACTTTCCGATCGGCCTTTCCGAGGAGGCTCTCGGAGGAAAGTCTGCAGAAGCTCAGCTCAAGCATGTGCTCGATGCCATTCGCGATGCGTACCGCATCAAGAAGACGGCGGAAAACGAAGCTGCTCTGGAGCATCTCGAGCGCTACGTGCTGCTCAGTTCCATCGACGGCCGTTGGCAGGAGCACTTGACCGAAATGGAAGACTTGCGTCGCAACGTGGGGCTACGCAGCTACGGCCAGAAGGATCCGCTCAACGAGTACAAGAACGAAGCTTACACCTACTTCGAGGAATTGATGAGCAACGTGAGGGCTCAGGTGTGCACGCGCTTGTTCCGTACCGCGACCAACCTGGTCGCCATCGAAAACGTGAAGAACATGCTCGCCCGTCAGGCGGTTGCCCAAGGCGGCGGGGCGGAGACTTCCGGAGCGGTTGCGGCGCGTCCCGGAGGAAGGCCGGCTCAAGGAAGCCAGGTACAGCTGCCCAAGGTGACGATCAAGAAGAGCCTGCCCAAGGTGGGCCGCAACGAGCCCTGTCCATGCGGAAGCGGGAAGAAGTTCAAGCAATGCTGCGGCCGCTAG